One window from the genome of Lacerta agilis isolate rLacAgi1 chromosome 18, rLacAgi1.pri, whole genome shotgun sequence encodes:
- the FAM32A gene encoding protein FAM32A, translating into MSEYEAVQRGALRLKGGVGVSPAGKRKKKKDKEKSKIVDQIVSSKMQEEEEEEKRALDKRTPAQLAYEKMQEKRQIERILKKASKTHKQRVEDFNRHLDTLTEHYDIPKVSWTK; encoded by the exons ATGTCGGAGTACGAGGCCGTCCAGCGGGGAGCTCTGCGCCTGAAGGGCGGCGTCGGGGTGTCCCCCGCAGGGAAGCG gaagaaaaagaaagataaggAGAAAAGCAAGATCGTGGACCAGATCGTGAGCAGCaagatgcaggaggaggaggaggaggaaaagcgcGCCCTGGACAAGAGGACCCCAGCGCAGCTGGCCTACGAGAAGATGCAGGAGAAGCGG CAAATAGAGAGGATCCTGAAGAAAGCAtcgaaaacccacaagcagagagTGGAG GATTTTAATCGGCACCTGGACACCTTGACAGAACATTACGACATCCCGAAAGTCAGCTGGACCAAATAA